ATGTTCTCGTGGGTGTGCATGAGGGCTCTTGAGACAGGGGTTTCGAGAGGGAAGGGAACGCGGCCGGGCTTTATACGCTTCCCACCCGCGCAGGGCCACAGGGGGCGGCAAGGTGGGATTCCGGAGGGCGCCCCGCGTCGCGCGGGCCCCGGCGCCGGTGCGGCGCTGCGCTCGGCCCCCCGCCTACTGGGAGACAGGCGTGCAGGGGGCCTCCATTCAGCCCGCTAGACCCGGAAGGTGGGGCCGCGATACTCGGGAGCACCCTTTTTTACTTCCCGGAGACCGCACCCCATGACTCTCGAGGCCGCCCTGCGCGACCAGGTGGGCAAGGCCATTGGCCGCCCCGTCCCCCACGCCGCCGTGACCAAGCTCAAGGAGGAGGCCAGCACCCGCTCCTACTTCCGCGTGGGCACCGCGCCCGAGAGCTGGGTGGTGATGGTGATGGCCGCCGGCACCGCGAAGAAGAGCGAGGAGGCCACCAAGGGCGAGGCGCCCAAGGAGCTGCCCTTCCTCAACGTGCACCGCTACCTGGAGAAGCTCGGCGTGCGGGTGCCGCGCGTGCTGCGCTACGACGAGCCCGCCGGGATGATGGTGCTCGAGGACCTCTCGGACCGCACCTTCGAGCTCGCGCTGGAGGGCGGCAAGAACAACGCGCGGCTCTACGGCCAGGCGGTGGACCTGCTCGCGCGCCTGCGCGCCCAGGCCGAGCGCCACGTGGACCCCGAGTGCCTCGCCTTCACCCGCGCCTTCGACGAGGACCTCTACGACTGGGAGCTTCACCACTTCCGCGAGTGGGGCCTGGAGATCTGGAGCGGCAAGAAGCCCACGGATGCCGAGCGCGCCGAGCTGGACCGCACCTTCCGCGACATCGCGAAGCAGCTCGCGGCCGCGCCGCGCGGCTTCACGCACCGCGACTACCAGAGCCGCAACATCATGGTGAAGGACGGCGAGCTGGTGGTCATCGACTTCCAGGATGCGCTGCAGGGCCCCCGCCAGTACGACCTGGTGGCGCTGCTGCGCGACAGCTACGTGGAGCTGGACCGCGACTTCGTGGACACGATGCTGGACCGCTACATCCAGGCCTTCTTCGAGGCGAGCGGCGAGCGCATCGAGCCGGGCCCCTTCAAGGCCTTCTTCGACCTGCTCACCGTGCAGCGCAAGCTCAAGGACGCGGGCCGCTTCGAGTTCATCAACCGGGTGAAGGGCAACCCCGGCTTCCTCGTCTCCATCCCGGCCTCCCTGCGCTACGTGAAAGAGGGCTTCCGCCGCCGCCCCGAGCTCGCGGGGCTGCAGAAGCTCATCGCGAAGTACGTGCCCGAAGTCGGCTGAGGCGGAAGGACCCCCACCCATGAAGGCGATGATCCTCTGCGCAGGACTGGGCACGCGCCTGCGCCCGCTCACCGAGCGCTGGCCCAAGCCGGCGCTGCCCTTCCTCGGGGCGCCGCTCATCCGCTACCACCTGGCCGTGCTGCAGCGCGCGGGCGTCACGGCGGTGGGCATCAACACCCACCACCTGCCCGCGGTGATGGCGGCCACGGCGCGCGCGGAGTGTGCGCGCCTCGGGCTCTCGCTGCACGTGGTGCACGAGCCGGTCATCCAGGGCACCGGCGGCGGCATCCGCGGCCTGCGCAGCTTCCTCGCGGAGGGCGGCGAGGACTTCTTCGTCTTCAACGGGGACATCCTCTTCCCGGTGGACCTGCGCCCCGTGCTCGCGGCGCACCGCGCCTCGGGCGCCGCGGCGACCATGCTGCTCATGCCGCTGCCTGCCGGTGAGACGTACGCCGCGGTGGAGTGCGACGCCTCGGGGCGGGTGCGCCGCATCGCCGGGCACGGGCCGGGCGGCGGAGCCGGACCGCTCACGCCGTGGCACTTCACCGGCGTGCACGTGATGAGCCCGCGCGTCTTCGACTTCATGCGTCCCGAGGGCGCCGAGGACATCAACCGCGAGGTGTACGTGCGGATGATGGAGGCGGGGCTCGCGCTGCGCGGGCACGAGGTGCGCGCGTACTGGTCGGACCTCGGCACCCCCTCTCGCTACCTCGCCACGGTGCAGGACGTGCTCTCCGGGCGCGCCGAGCTCTCGGGCCTGGGGGCGGCCTCGCCGCTCGCGCGGGGCAGCGGACCCGTGTGGGCCGAGCCGGACGCGCGGCTCGAGGGTGTGGAGCGCGGCGGCCCCGCCTACGTGGGCGCGGGCGCGCAGCTCTCGCCCGGGGTGCACCTGGGCGCGGGCGTGTCCGTCGGGGCGGGGGCGCGCGTGGGCGCAGGCGCCCGGCTCACGCGGGCGGCGGTGTTCGAGGAGACCGAGGTGGCGGCGGGCGAGCAGCTCGAGTCGGTGCTCGCCTGGGGCCCGCACCGGGTGCCTGCGTAGCGCTCTGGGGAGCGAGGCTGCCGGGGCCTACTGCGCCCGGTAGCGCGCCAGCACGCAGGTGATGTTGTCGGTGCCGCCGGCGGCGTTCGCCTTCTCGATGAGCTGCTCGCACGCCTTCTCGAGGTCCGCCACCCGCTGCAGGGTGGACTGGATCTCCGCGTCGCTCACCATGCCGCTGAGCCCGTCCGAGCAGAGCAGGAAGGTGTCGCCCTCGCGCGGCTCCACGCGGGCCACGTCCACCTGCACGGTGTCCTTCATCCCCAGGGCGCGCACGATCACGTTCTTGTGGGGAAAGCTCTCGATCTCCTGCGGCGTGAGCTTCTTCGCCTTCAGGTAGTCGTTGAGCAGCGAGTGGTCCTCGGTGAGCTGCGAGAGCTGGCCCGCGCGGAAGAGGTACACGCGGCTGTCGCCCACGTGGCCCACGTACACGGCGGCCGGCGTGAAGTGCACGCTCACCAGCGTGGTGCCCATGCCCTTGTAGCGGGCCTCGGTGCTGGAGCGCTCGTAGATGCGCGCGTTGGCGAGCTTGATGCCCGTGGCGAGCCGGTTCTCGTCGTAGTTGCGGCTCTTCTCCATCTTGAAGGGCCAGGTCACGTCCTGGTCCCCCGCGGTGAGGCGGAAGAACTCCGCCATCTCGTCCACGGCGATCTTCGAGGCGATCTCTCCGGAGGAGTGGCCGCCCATCCCGTCCGCCACGCAGAAGAGCCGCTCGTCCGGCAGCACGAGGAAGTTGTCCTCGTTGTGGCTCCGCTTCATCCCGACGTGGGTGCTGCCGGCGACCTCGATGCGCATGCTCGTGAGACCCAAGAGGGATGGGGGCAGCCTCGCCCGGAAGCGGGCGAGGTTAACAAAGCGGAAAGAAACGGGTCAAAGCTCCCGTAACCGCAACTCGCGCCTCAGTCGACCTTCTCGAAGCGCAACCGGTCACCCTCGCAGGTCCCGCTCGCCGCGAGCGTGCCCGCGGGCAGCTCCAGCACGGAGCGCGCCCGGCGAGGCCCCGAGGCCGCGCGCCAGGGGGGCAGGGCGCCCACCTGCCGCACCACGACCCCGTCGGCGTCGAGGAAGGCCACGTCGATGGCCATGCGCATGAAGAAGGTGTGGATGGAGCCGCAGGGCTCGATGAGCAGGCCCTCGCCCATGGGCAGGCTCGCGCGGCCGAGCAGTCCCACCAGCCGCTTCAGGAAGGACGAGGCGCGCAGGGCGCGATCTGCCAGGATGCGGTCCCGCGTGACGTTCCTCACCTTCAGGCGCATGCCTGCCTTCTAGCCCATGCTCGAGCCCCTCGCGCAGCCCTTCCACCTCGTGCTGGTGGCCCCGCAGATTCCGCCCAACACCGGCAACGTGGCGCGCCTGTGCGCCGTCACCGGCTGCCGCCTCATCCTCGTGGAGCCGCTCGGCTTCTCCATCGCGGACCGCGACCTGAAGCGCGCCGGGCTCGACTACTGGGACAAGGTGTTCCTCGCGCTCTACCCCTCGTTCGACGCCTACGTCGCCGCGTTCCCGCAGGCCCGCCGCTGGCTCTTCTCCGCGCGCGCGAGCACCTCGCTCTACGCCGCGCGCTTCAGTCCCGGCGACCACCTCGTCTTCGGCGCCGAGACCACCGGGCTGCCCCCCGAGGTCATGCAGTCGGGTGTGGGTGAAGCCCTGACCATCCCGATGCTCCCGGAGCGCCGCAGCCTCAACCTGTCCACCTCGGTAGGCATCGCCACCTACGAGGCCCTGCGCCAGGTGCAGCTGAGCAGGCAGGCAGACCCCACAAGTTGAGAGAAGGGCAGGAGGCACTACACTGCGGCGGTCCATGTCCTCCTCGCAGGTCGCCGAAGCGCTGTACGCCGTCCACCGGAACCGGGCCACGGGGGCGCTCACCCTGCGCGCCGGGAGCCGGGAGGCGCGGCTGCTCGTGCGCGAGGGCGACCTCGTCGGCGCGCAGCTCGGCTTCGGCCACCAGTCCGCGGCGCAGGCGCTGCTGCAGTCCGGCCGCCTGAGCCCCGCGCAGCTGGATGCGCTGTGGGCCCGCGGCAGCGCGGGGAGCGTGGACGAGGAGCTGCTCGAGGAGCTCGGGCTGTCCGCGGAGGAGCTCACCCATGCCCAGGCGCTCGCGCAGGTGCGCCGGCTGAGCCAGCTCGCCGAGAGCGCGCAGTTCGAGGCGGGCGCGGTGCAGGGCGCCTTCGCCCCCATCGCGAGCACCCGCGTGGTGCGGGCGGCGCTGGATGCTCCGCCCGGCGTGGTGCAGCGCGTGTACCGCTGCGCGGACGTCGAGCGCTGCAGCCCGTGGCTCCACGACGCGGGCGAGCGCAGCGCCCTCGCAGAGCTCACCGAGTTCCGGCGCATCGAGCCGCTCGCGGCCGAGTTCGCGGCACTGCTGGCGTTGCTCGAGCGCGAGGGCTGCGTCGAGTCCCTCACCGTGGACGCGTGGGAGGCGCGCGAGGCCGAGCGGCGCGCGGAGCTGGAGCGCCAGGAGCAGGCGCGGCTCGCCGAAGAGGCACGCCTCGCGGAAGAGCTTCGTCTCGCGGAGGAGGCCCGGCTTACAGAGGAGCGCCGACTCGCTGAGGAGGCTCGTCTCGCCGAGGAAGCGCGCCTCGCCGAAGAGGCGCGGCTCGCGGAGGAGGCTCGCGTCGCCGAAGAGCTCCGCGCAGCGGAGGAGGCGCGCCGGGCCGAGGAGCTCCGCCGTGCAGAGGAGGCGCGGCGCGCCGAAGAGGCGCTGCGTGCCGAGCAGGCGCGACTCGCTGAGGAGGCACGCCGGGCCGAAGAGGCGCGTGTCGCCGAAGAGGCTCGCCTGGCAGAAGCCGCGCGGCTTGCTGAGGAACTGCGACTGGCCGAGGAGTCTCGTCTCGCGGAGGAGGCCCGCCTCGCCGAAGAGGCGCGACGGGCAGAGGAGGCGCGCGTTGCGGAAGCGGCGCGCCTGGCCGAGGAGGCGCGCGCAGCGGAAGAGGCGCGCCTTGCCGAGCTGGCTCGTGCCGCGGAGGCGGCTCGGATCGAAGAGCAGCTGCGCGCCGAAGCGGCACGGCTCGAGGCCGAGCGCGTGGCCGAAGCGGAGCGCGTTGCGGAGGCCGCTCGCGTGGCCGAGGCGCAGCGTCTCGCCGAGGAGGAGCGCCGGCTTGAGAAGGAGGCCCGCGCCGCCGAGGCGCTCCGTCTCGCCGAGGAAGCAGCGCGTCGCGAGCGCGAGCGTCTCGCGGCGGAAGCGCAGGCCGCAGAGGAAGCGCGGATTGCCGCGGCAGCCCGTGAGGCCGCGGAGCGTTACGCCGCCGAGCTGGCGCGTCGGGCCGAGGAGGCGCTCCAGGCCGAGCAGGCGCGTTTCGCCGAAGAGGCCCGCCTCGCGGAGCTCGCTCGCAAGGCCGAGGAGGCCCGCGCAGCGGAAGCGGCGCGCCTGGCCGAAGAGGCCCGCCTCGCAGACGAGGCGCGCCGGGCCGAGGCTGCACGGCTCGCAGAAGAGGCCCGCCTCGCCGAAGAGGCGCGTCTCGCCCACGAGGCGCACCTCGCAGCGCAGGCGCGTCTGGCCGAAGAGGCCCGCCTCGCTCGCGAGGCACAGCTCGCCGAAGAGGCCCGCTTCGCGGAGGAGGCTCGACTCGCCGAGGAGGCCCGTCAGGCCGAAGCGGCTCGCCTCGCGGAGGAGGCCTTCCTCGCAGAGCAGGTGCGCCTCGCCGAGGAGGCGCGCGCTGCCGAGGCGGCCCTCGCCGCGGAGCAGGCGCGGCTCGCAGAAGCGGTGCGTGCCCAGGAGGCCGCGCGCCACGCCGAGGCGCTGCGCCAGGCGGAGGAGACCCAGCGCGTGCAGGCGGCGCTCGAGGCCGAGCACGCCCGCCGGGAGGCCGCGGAGCGCGACGCAGAGGCTGCGCGGCTCGCGCAGCTGCGCCTCGACTGGGAGCAACACCAGGAGGAGCAGCGCAGGCGCAGCGTGCCGGCGCCGCGTCGCACCCCGCCTCCGACGCTGTTCCCCGTGGACGCAGGTGCCCCGGTCACCGCGCAGTCGGAGCCGGAGATCCTCCCGGTCACGGAGCTGCTCACGGCCGACGACGACGTCCTGACGGGCTCGTGGGGCGATGCGATCGCGCCCGTGCAGGCGGCCCAGGAGACGCAGGCCCTGCGCGATGCGCGCCAGCGTGCGCAGGACGCCCTGCTGCACGACATGCAGGAGGCACTGCGCCGCGCGGGGGCGGGCTCCTCGCCCCTGGAGGCGTGGCTCGCGGATGGCCCCACGGCTCCGCCGCGCCCCGCGCCTGCTGCGCCCTCTGCAGAGGAGCTCCCGACGCTGGACCTGAGCTCCGTCGAGCCTCCGGTGCTCGAGGCGGAGCCCCTGCCCACCGAGCCCGAGCTCCCTGCCGCGGACGCGCCGAGCGCCTCCGCCGCGAACGTCGAGGACGCGTGGACGCAGGTCCCGGCGTCGGTGCCGCAGCCCCTGTTTCTCGGGCCTTCGGCGCAGGCGCCCGGGGAGGACGACCTGTGGCGCATCGTCTCCGAGCCGCGGGGCGGTCAGCCGCAGAGCCTCTCCTCCTCGTTCGACGCGGTCTTCGAGCAGGTGGACGCGAACCTCGAGGCGCTCGTCGGCTTCGAGCAGCTCACGGCCGAGGCGGAGGTGCTGCCGGTCGAGGCCATCGTCGAGGCAGAGGTCGAGCTGGCGACGACGGGTGACAACGGCACCGTTTCTGGAGACACTGCACCCCTGGACGACCCCGGGATGCAGGACTCCTGGGGGTTCGACGAGGACGACGTGGGGGACCCCAACAATCCGGAAGACGCGGCGCGGATGCGCCGGCAGCGGCTGCTTCGCCGTGCCATGGAGAACATGGGCGCGCTGCCGTCGCGCCCCGGCGAGCCTCCTGCGCCTGCCCCGGTGCCGGCGGCCGCAGCGCCTGCCGCCGCCTCCAGTCCGGCGACCGCCGCCACTGCCCCCAGCGCGGAAGAGGGAAAGCTCGCCGCGCAGATCGAGCAGCGCTTCGCCGCGCTGCGCGGCCCGCGCGACCACTTCGCGGTGCTCGGGCTCGCGCCCCAGGCAGGCCGCGATCAGGTGAAGACGGCGTTCCTCTCGCTCGCCAAGGTGTTCCACCCGGACCGCCTGCCCCCGGCGCTCTCGGCGCTCGCGCCGAAGATGACCTCGGTGTTCGAGTCCATCCGCGAGGCCTACGAGGTCCTCTACGACGACGCGAAGCGCCAGGCCTACCTGCAGCAGCTCGCGCGCGCCCAGGCCACCGCGGCGC
The DNA window shown above is from Aggregicoccus sp. 17bor-14 and carries:
- a CDS encoding tRNA (cytidine(34)-2'-O)-methyltransferase — encoded protein: MLEPLAQPFHLVLVAPQIPPNTGNVARLCAVTGCRLILVEPLGFSIADRDLKRAGLDYWDKVFLALYPSFDAYVAAFPQARRWLFSARASTSLYAARFSPGDHLVFGAETTGLPPEVMQSGVGEALTIPMLPERRSLNLSTSVGIATYEALRQVQLSRQADPTS
- a CDS encoding J domain-containing protein, coding for MSSSQVAEALYAVHRNRATGALTLRAGSREARLLVREGDLVGAQLGFGHQSAAQALLQSGRLSPAQLDALWARGSAGSVDEELLEELGLSAEELTHAQALAQVRRLSQLAESAQFEAGAVQGAFAPIASTRVVRAALDAPPGVVQRVYRCADVERCSPWLHDAGERSALAELTEFRRIEPLAAEFAALLALLEREGCVESLTVDAWEAREAERRAELERQEQARLAEEARLAEELRLAEEARLTEERRLAEEARLAEEARLAEEARLAEEARVAEELRAAEEARRAEELRRAEEARRAEEALRAEQARLAEEARRAEEARVAEEARLAEAARLAEELRLAEESRLAEEARLAEEARRAEEARVAEAARLAEEARAAEEARLAELARAAEAARIEEQLRAEAARLEAERVAEAERVAEAARVAEAQRLAEEERRLEKEARAAEALRLAEEAARRERERLAAEAQAAEEARIAAAAREAAERYAAELARRAEEALQAEQARFAEEARLAELARKAEEARAAEAARLAEEARLADEARRAEAARLAEEARLAEEARLAHEAHLAAQARLAEEARLAREAQLAEEARFAEEARLAEEARQAEAARLAEEAFLAEQVRLAEEARAAEAALAAEQARLAEAVRAQEAARHAEALRQAEETQRVQAALEAEHARREAAERDAEAARLAQLRLDWEQHQEEQRRRSVPAPRRTPPPTLFPVDAGAPVTAQSEPEILPVTELLTADDDVLTGSWGDAIAPVQAAQETQALRDARQRAQDALLHDMQEALRRAGAGSSPLEAWLADGPTAPPRPAPAAPSAEELPTLDLSSVEPPVLEAEPLPTEPELPAADAPSASAANVEDAWTQVPASVPQPLFLGPSAQAPGEDDLWRIVSEPRGGQPQSLSSSFDAVFEQVDANLEALVGFEQLTAEAEVLPVEAIVEAEVELATTGDNGTVSGDTAPLDDPGMQDSWGFDEDDVGDPNNPEDAARMRRQRLLRRAMENMGALPSRPGEPPAPAPVPAAAAPAAASSPATAATAPSAEEGKLAAQIEQRFAALRGPRDHFAVLGLAPQAGRDQVKTAFLSLAKVFHPDRLPPALSALAPKMTSVFESIREAYEVLYDDAKRQAYLQQLARAQATAAPKPPANATEAAADFFKRGEALLRKREFAQAEELYGRAHQADPKPLYLAARAWALYMDPQRKGEIPRAKQMMADAVRAEPTCDRAHYQLGVIARVENDADRAERHFRLAVQANPKHLEANQELRLIEMRKGKAPKKGLFR
- a CDS encoding Stp1/IreP family PP2C-type Ser/Thr phosphatase codes for the protein MRIEVAGSTHVGMKRSHNEDNFLVLPDERLFCVADGMGGHSSGEIASKIAVDEMAEFFRLTAGDQDVTWPFKMEKSRNYDENRLATGIKLANARIYERSSTEARYKGMGTTLVSVHFTPAAVYVGHVGDSRVYLFRAGQLSQLTEDHSLLNDYLKAKKLTPQEIESFPHKNVIVRALGMKDTVQVDVARVEPREGDTFLLCSDGLSGMVSDAEIQSTLQRVADLEKACEQLIEKANAAGGTDNITCVLARYRAQ
- a CDS encoding nucleotidyltransferase family protein, yielding MKAMILCAGLGTRLRPLTERWPKPALPFLGAPLIRYHLAVLQRAGVTAVGINTHHLPAVMAATARAECARLGLSLHVVHEPVIQGTGGGIRGLRSFLAEGGEDFFVFNGDILFPVDLRPVLAAHRASGAAATMLLMPLPAGETYAAVECDASGRVRRIAGHGPGGGAGPLTPWHFTGVHVMSPRVFDFMRPEGAEDINREVYVRMMEAGLALRGHEVRAYWSDLGTPSRYLATVQDVLSGRAELSGLGAASPLARGSGPVWAEPDARLEGVERGGPAYVGAGAQLSPGVHLGAGVSVGAGARVGAGARLTRAAVFEETEVAAGEQLESVLAWGPHRVPA
- a CDS encoding DUF192 domain-containing protein gives rise to the protein MRLKVRNVTRDRILADRALRASSFLKRLVGLLGRASLPMGEGLLIEPCGSIHTFFMRMAIDVAFLDADGVVVRQVGALPPWRAASGPRRARSVLELPAGTLAASGTCEGDRLRFEKVD
- a CDS encoding aminoglycoside phosphotransferase family protein; translated protein: MTLEAALRDQVGKAIGRPVPHAAVTKLKEEASTRSYFRVGTAPESWVVMVMAAGTAKKSEEATKGEAPKELPFLNVHRYLEKLGVRVPRVLRYDEPAGMMVLEDLSDRTFELALEGGKNNARLYGQAVDLLARLRAQAERHVDPECLAFTRAFDEDLYDWELHHFREWGLEIWSGKKPTDAERAELDRTFRDIAKQLAAAPRGFTHRDYQSRNIMVKDGELVVIDFQDALQGPRQYDLVALLRDSYVELDRDFVDTMLDRYIQAFFEASGERIEPGPFKAFFDLLTVQRKLKDAGRFEFINRVKGNPGFLVSIPASLRYVKEGFRRRPELAGLQKLIAKYVPEVG